In Hyphomicrobiales bacterium, the following are encoded in one genomic region:
- the menA gene encoding 1,4-dihydroxy-2-naphthoate octaprenyltransferase yields the protein MDQRVPEPYSIAVPIAVASVGNEAARRATPEPVSALTAWVMAFRPKTLTLSVSPVAAGAFWAWFEAGALRPFELAFALLGALAIQIGTNLWNDACDGERGHDTADRLGPPRVTALGILPAATVRMVALGAFAVAIAAGIVLLAAGGLPIAIVGAVSILCGLAYSSGPRPISASPYGELFVLLFFGIVAVGGTYYLQTGMLTASTVALGAIVGLPAAAVLLVNNHRDRVSDSRAGRRTLAIVAGVATARTLYAVLMVATVLFALAFVQPNTIPAMAAFVPLAAITIVLIRDMAATPVSRELNRTLARTALSQAALAITIAMSVLLCAPA from the coding sequence ATGGATCAGCGCGTACCCGAGCCGTATTCGATCGCCGTGCCGATTGCGGTGGCCTCCGTCGGTAATGAAGCGGCCCGCCGCGCCACGCCGGAACCGGTGTCGGCGCTGACCGCCTGGGTCATGGCCTTCCGTCCCAAGACGCTGACGCTTTCGGTCTCGCCGGTCGCCGCCGGCGCCTTCTGGGCCTGGTTCGAGGCCGGTGCGCTGCGGCCGTTCGAACTCGCCTTTGCGCTGCTCGGCGCGCTGGCGATCCAGATCGGCACCAATCTTTGGAACGACGCCTGCGATGGCGAACGCGGCCACGACACTGCCGATCGCCTCGGCCCACCCCGCGTTACCGCGCTTGGCATCCTGCCGGCCGCAACGGTGCGGATGGTCGCGCTTGGCGCCTTTGCCGTGGCGATTGCCGCCGGCATCGTCCTGCTCGCCGCGGGCGGTCTGCCGATCGCTATAGTCGGGGCAGTCTCCATTCTTTGCGGCCTTGCCTACTCGTCCGGCCCGCGGCCGATTTCCGCCTCGCCCTATGGTGAGCTGTTCGTGCTTCTGTTTTTCGGCATCGTCGCCGTCGGCGGCACCTATTATCTGCAGACAGGGATGCTGACGGCATCGACGGTCGCGCTCGGCGCCATCGTCGGTTTGCCCGCCGCCGCTGTGCTGCTGGTCAACAACCACCGTGATCGCGTCAGCGATTCGCGCGCCGGCCGGCGGACCTTGGCCATCGTCGCAGGCGTCGCTACAGCGCGTACGCTCTATGCCGTGCTGATGGTGGCGACCGTGCTGTTCGCCCTTGCTTTCGTGCAGCCGAATACGATTCCCGCCATGGCCGCTTTCGTGCCGCTCGCCGCGATTACCATCGTGCTCATCCGCGACATGGCGGCAACCCCGGTCTCGCGCGAACTGAACCGCACGCTCGCCAGAACAGCGCTCTCCCAGGCCGCCCTCGCAATCACTATCGCCATGTCCGTGCTGCTCTGCGCGCCCGCTTGA
- a CDS encoding AsnC family transcriptional regulator — MDRTDKKILQALQRDCRQSVADLAERVGLSPSACHRRVKQLEEQGLIAGYGAHLDRRKLGYTMEFFVEISLASQSEDALRAFEDAVRRVPEILECHLMSGVADYFLRIAATGPDAYERIHRERLGRLPGVAKIQSSLVLRTIQPWAGYPVPSD; from the coding sequence ATGGACCGAACAGACAAAAAGATTCTCCAGGCGCTGCAACGCGATTGCCGGCAGTCCGTGGCCGACCTGGCGGAGCGGGTCGGGCTGTCGCCCTCGGCCTGCCATCGGCGTGTCAAACAGCTCGAGGAACAGGGGCTGATCGCCGGCTATGGCGCCCATCTCGATCGCCGCAAACTCGGCTACACGATGGAATTCTTCGTCGAGATCAGCCTCGCCTCGCAAAGCGAAGACGCGTTGCGCGCTTTCGAGGACGCGGTGCGGCGGGTGCCGGAAATCCTCGAATGCCATCTGATGAGTGGCGTCGCCGACTATTTCCTGCGCATCGCGGCAACCGGTCCCGATGCCTATGAACGCATTCACCGCGAACGGCTCGGGCGCCTGCCCGGTGTCGCCAAGATCCAGTCGAGCCTGGTGCTGCGCACGATCCAGCCCTGGGCCGGCTATCCGGTGCCGTCGGACTGA
- the ubiE gene encoding bifunctional demethylmenaquinone methyltransferase/2-methoxy-6-polyprenyl-1,4-benzoquinol methylase (Catalyzes the carbon methylation reaction in the biosynthesis of ubiquinone and menaquinone) codes for MDDLSGRFGRERVEPQERRQRIRSLFNAIAPRYDLMNDLMSGGTHRLWKARFTKAAAAAVGNASVLDLAGGTGDIALGVLKHRPDAAIVICDPSTGMLGVAVKRDAAAYDAVAAEGETLPFGDESFGVVTLSFGLRNMTDPQCVIDECLRVLRPGGQLFILEFSQPVWWFAPAYRLYSRIVIPALGALVAGHRGAYRYLVESIAGFPDAETVSQTLLATGFGKVTADRLFFGIAAIHVAAKPDG; via the coding sequence ATGGACGATCTTTCGGGCCGCTTCGGGCGGGAACGGGTCGAGCCGCAGGAGCGGCGGCAGCGCATCCGTTCTCTGTTCAACGCAATCGCGCCCCGCTACGACCTGATGAACGACCTCATGTCGGGGGGAACCCACCGGCTGTGGAAGGCGCGCTTCACGAAAGCGGCGGCAGCAGCGGTCGGCAACGCGTCGGTCCTCGATCTCGCCGGCGGCACCGGCGATATCGCGCTCGGAGTGCTGAAGCACCGTCCCGATGCAGCAATCGTCATCTGCGATCCAAGCACGGGCATGCTCGGCGTTGCGGTCAAGCGCGATGCCGCTGCCTATGACGCCGTTGCGGCAGAGGGCGAGACCCTGCCGTTCGGCGATGAGAGCTTCGGCGTCGTCACGCTGTCCTTCGGGCTGCGCAACATGACCGATCCGCAGTGCGTCATCGATGAGTGCCTGCGCGTTCTGCGTCCCGGCGGTCAGCTCTTCATCCTGGAATTCTCCCAGCCGGTCTGGTGGTTCGCGCCGGCCTATCGGCTCTACTCGCGGATTGTCATTCCCGCACTCGGCGCGCTGGTTGCTGGTCATCGCGGCGCGTACCGCTATCTAGTGGAATCGATTGCCGGTTTCCCCGATGCTGAAACCGTGTCGCAGACCTTGCTTGCGACTGGCTTCGGCAAGGTGACGGCGGACCGCCTCTTCTTCGGCATCGCGGCCATTCACGTGGCCGCCAAACCTGACGGATAA
- a CDS encoding TRAP transporter permease DctM/Q — MLNDAAPTSLRARLFWGGLGLVSVSFHLWLIFSGLISNLVSRPLHMALALPWVFVFAAKTNTARITGAVFASVGVAACLYIVFNESALSDQYGSLEGPMQRAVAGALIIITLEMARRAIGWPLPLVATIAVTYGLFGEYLPGEFGHGGLPLDSFLGTMTIAEGGLWGSLTGVSVSIVSIFVIFGAALNAGEAGDGFMNVATAAAGRLKGGAAKVSVISSALFGSISGSASANVASTGAITLPTMTKLGYPRSLAGAVEAVASSGGQIMPPLMGAGAFVMVELTGTPYTGIMAAAFLPALLYFLTVWVGINAYAGRYDLQGMSKDQHPATRDVIVTSLFFAVPFLVLIERMFIGGFTPQYAACMAILTVVPLLFFDARLNFSLARAFARFEKIFLTSGRQISMIASIILCASLVIGVLGQTGLGVKITSLILSAAGDQLWPALLLTALACMVLGMEVPTTAAYVICVSVAGPALQQLGLEPLIAHLFVFWFALLSTITPPVCGAVFIAAGMVEENWLKVAVVAMALGVGLYLIPLGMIANPDIIALASNLPMALVAFAKIGIALAAVSYGAITHRAIIQRVALIAGGLGLLFV, encoded by the coding sequence GTGCTCAACGACGCCGCGCCGACAAGCCTGCGGGCCCGCCTCTTCTGGGGCGGGCTCGGTCTCGTTTCGGTCAGTTTCCACCTCTGGCTGATCTTCTCCGGGCTGATCTCGAACCTCGTCAGCCGCCCGCTGCACATGGCGCTGGCGCTGCCCTGGGTGTTCGTCTTCGCTGCGAAAACGAACACCGCCCGGATCACCGGCGCGGTGTTCGCCAGCGTCGGCGTAGCGGCCTGTCTATACATTGTATTCAATGAATCCGCCTTGTCGGATCAATATGGTTCGCTGGAAGGGCCGATGCAGCGCGCGGTTGCCGGCGCGCTCATAATCATCACGCTGGAAATGGCGCGACGCGCGATCGGCTGGCCGCTGCCGCTGGTCGCCACGATCGCCGTCACCTACGGCCTGTTCGGCGAATATCTGCCGGGCGAATTCGGCCATGGCGGCCTGCCGCTCGACAGTTTCCTCGGCACCATGACGATTGCCGAAGGCGGCTTGTGGGGCAGCCTCACCGGCGTCTCGGTGTCCATCGTCTCGATCTTCGTCATCTTCGGCGCTGCCCTGAACGCGGGCGAGGCGGGCGATGGCTTCATGAATGTCGCGACCGCCGCCGCCGGCCGACTGAAGGGCGGCGCGGCCAAGGTCTCGGTCATCTCGTCGGCCCTGTTCGGTTCGATCTCCGGATCGGCTTCGGCCAATGTCGCCTCGACCGGCGCCATCACCCTGCCGACGATGACGAAGCTCGGCTATCCCCGCTCGCTTGCCGGCGCGGTCGAAGCTGTCGCGTCGTCCGGTGGCCAGATCATGCCGCCGCTGATGGGCGCGGGCGCCTTCGTCATGGTCGAGCTGACCGGTACGCCCTACACCGGCATCATGGCCGCCGCCTTCCTGCCGGCGCTGCTCTATTTTCTCACCGTCTGGGTGGGCATCAACGCCTATGCCGGCCGCTACGATCTGCAGGGCATGTCGAAGGACCAGCACCCGGCGACCCGCGACGTTATCGTCACCTCGCTGTTCTTTGCCGTGCCATTCCTCGTCCTCATCGAGCGCATGTTCATCGGTGGCTTCACACCGCAATACGCCGCCTGCATGGCGATCCTGACCGTGGTGCCATTGCTCTTTTTCGACGCGCGGCTGAATTTTTCCCTCGCCCGCGCCTTCGCTCGCTTCGAAAAGATCTTCCTCACCTCGGGCCGGCAGATCTCGATGATCGCCTCGATCATCCTGTGCGCCAGCCTCGTCATCGGCGTGCTCGGCCAGACCGGGCTTGGCGTCAAGATCACCTCGCTGATCCTGTCGGCCGCCGGCGATCAGCTCTGGCCGGCGCTGCTTCTGACGGCGCTTGCCTGCATGGTGCTCGGCATGGAGGTGCCGACCACGGCGGCCTATGTCATCTGCGTCTCCGTTGCCGGGCCGGCGCTGCAGCAGCTCGGTCTCGAGCCGCTGATCGCCCACCTGTTCGTCTTCTGGTTCGCGCTGTTGTCGACGATCACCCCGCCGGTTTGCGGCGCGGTCTTCATTGCCGCCGGCATGGTCGAGGAAAACTGGCTGAAGGTCGCGGTTGTGGCGATGGCGCTCGGCGTCGGGCTTTATCTCATCCCGCTCGGCATGATCGCCAATCCGGACATCATCGCGCTCGCCTCGAACCTGCCGATGGCGCTCGTTGCCTTTGCCAAGATCGGCATTGCGCTCGCCGCCGTGTCCTACGGGGCGATCACCCACCGCGCGATCATCCAGCGTGTCGCGTTGATCGCCGGCGGTCTCGGCCTGTTGTTCGTGTAA
- the ald gene encoding alanine dehydrogenase: MLLGVPKEIKNHEYRVGLTPESVAEVVAHGHAVIVETMAGSGIGADDAAYVAAGAEIVGAAAEVFARADMIVKVKEPQAVERAMLCEGQILYTYLHLAPDPDQTRDLVASGAVCIAYETVTDHHGGLPLLKPMSQVAGRMSIQAGATALEKAHGGRGVLLGGVPGVQPGKVVVIGGGVVGFNAAQMAVGMHADVTILDRNVATLERLATHFEASATVLYSAKAILEEQVLNADLVIGAVLIPGAAAPKLVKRDMLKAMKPGAVLVDVAIYQGGCFETSKATTHADPTYVVDDIVHYCVANMPGAVARTSTYALNNATLPHALEIADKGWKAALTADAHLKNGLNVAFGKVTCEPVARDLGYDYVPADTVLAG, encoded by the coding sequence ATGCTTCTGGGTGTTCCGAAGGAAATCAAGAACCACGAGTACCGCGTCGGGCTGACGCCTGAGAGCGTCGCCGAAGTCGTCGCGCACGGCCACGCGGTCATCGTCGAGACCATGGCGGGCTCCGGCATCGGTGCCGACGACGCTGCCTACGTGGCCGCCGGCGCCGAGATCGTCGGTGCTGCGGCGGAAGTCTTCGCCCGCGCCGACATGATCGTGAAGGTGAAGGAGCCGCAGGCCGTCGAGCGCGCCATGCTGTGCGAAGGCCAGATCCTCTACACCTATCTGCACCTCGCGCCGGATCCGGATCAGACCCGCGATCTGGTCGCTTCGGGCGCGGTCTGCATCGCCTACGAGACCGTCACCGACCATCACGGCGGCCTGCCGCTGTTGAAGCCGATGAGCCAGGTCGCCGGGCGCATGTCGATCCAGGCCGGCGCCACCGCGCTTGAAAAGGCTCATGGCGGTCGCGGCGTGCTGCTTGGCGGTGTGCCGGGCGTGCAGCCGGGCAAGGTTGTCGTCATCGGCGGCGGCGTCGTCGGTTTCAACGCCGCGCAGATGGCCGTCGGCATGCATGCGGACGTCACCATCCTCGACCGCAACGTCGCCACCCTGGAACGCCTCGCGACCCATTTCGAAGCGAGCGCAACGGTGCTCTATTCCGCGAAGGCGATCCTTGAGGAGCAGGTGCTGAACGCCGATCTCGTCATCGGCGCGGTGTTGATCCCCGGTGCCGCGGCGCCGAAGCTCGTCAAGCGCGATATGCTCAAGGCCATGAAGCCGGGCGCCGTGCTCGTCGACGTTGCCATCTACCAGGGCGGCTGCTTCGAGACCTCCAAGGCGACCACCCACGCCGATCCGACCTATGTGGTCGACGACATCGTGCATTATTGCGTCGCCAACATGCCGGGCGCCGTCGCCCGCACCTCGACCTACGCGCTCAACAACGCGACCTTGCCGCATGCGCTCGAAATCGCCGACAAGGGCTGGAAGGCGGCCCTGACCGCCGATGCACATCTGAAGAACGGCCTCAACGTGGCCTTCGGGAAGGTGACCTGCGAGCCGGTCGCCCGCGACCTTGGCTACGACTATGTGCCGGCCGACACGGTGCTTGCCGGCTGA